A genomic segment from Aegilops tauschii subsp. strangulata cultivar AL8/78 chromosome 1, Aet v6.0, whole genome shotgun sequence encodes:
- the LOC120972185 gene encoding uncharacterized protein — protein sequence MEKQFLGLELQHVPHGTNKEADDITKRASKRQPQEPGVFEERLFKPFAVPPAAESAPPREELPPPPASGAPARGPTSGVRLLLALEPQEGCWTEEFRAYLGQVILPEKEEDAERVARQATTYCIRCGELYRKRPNDVSL from the coding sequence atggagaagcaatttTTGGGCCTAGAGCTGCAGCATGTGCCCCATGGCacaaacaaggaagccgacgacatcacCAAGAGGGCATCCAAGCGCCAGCCACAGGAAcccggcgtcttcgaggagcggctcttcaagcctttCGCGGTCCCTCCGGCTGCGGAGTCCGCGCCGCCTCGAGAGGAGCTTCCCCCGCCACCGGCCTCAGGAGCCCCGGCCCGCGGCCCGACCTCTGGAGTGCGCCTACTCCTCGCGCTCGAACCTCAGGAGGGGTGTTGGACTGAAGAGTTCAGGGCGTACCTAGGGCAAGTAATActaccggagaaggaggaggacgcggagcgcgtggcccggcaggcgACAACATACTGCATCCGGTGTGGTGAGCTATATAGAAAACGACCAAACGATGTTTCCTTGTGA